From Thermoleophilia bacterium, the proteins below share one genomic window:
- the wecB gene encoding UDP-N-acetylglucosamine 2-epimerase (non-hydrolyzing), which yields MRIMHVLGTRPNFVKMAPLIAALRERLPDSDQEIVHTGQHYDRMMSEIFFEQLGVPEPDHMLEIGSGTHAQQTARVMERLEPLLVADRPDLVVVPGDVNSTFAAALTAVKLGIPVAHLESGLRSWDRTMPEEVNRVLTDAIADQLYVHSAEALDNLAREGIPAEKAHFVGNTMIDSLVALEDRFRPLEACRQFGLEPGGYLLVTLHRPALVDGPLLFEAIAALNLVAADVPVLFPVHPRTRAKLDAEGADIAPGLHLVDPVGYLEFLSLECDATAVLTDSGGIQEETTYLGVPCFTLRNNTERPVTVELGTNTMLGLDPARIVEIPGLITDGGAVTSQPPPLWDGKASERIADLIAG from the coding sequence ATGCGAATCATGCACGTGCTCGGCACCCGGCCGAATTTCGTAAAGATGGCCCCGCTGATCGCGGCTCTGCGTGAGCGGCTGCCCGATTCAGATCAGGAAATCGTCCACACCGGTCAGCACTACGACCGGATGATGTCGGAGATCTTCTTCGAGCAGCTCGGAGTGCCGGAACCGGACCACATGCTGGAGATCGGGTCCGGCACCCATGCCCAGCAGACCGCGCGGGTGATGGAGCGGCTCGAGCCCCTTTTGGTCGCCGACCGGCCCGACCTGGTGGTCGTGCCCGGCGACGTCAATTCGACCTTCGCGGCGGCGCTGACCGCGGTCAAGCTGGGGATCCCGGTCGCCCACCTCGAATCCGGCCTGCGCAGCTGGGACCGCACCATGCCGGAAGAAGTCAATCGGGTCCTGACCGACGCGATCGCCGATCAGCTCTATGTCCACTCGGCGGAAGCCCTCGACAACCTCGCCCGCGAAGGCATCCCGGCCGAGAAGGCCCATTTCGTCGGCAACACGATGATCGACAGCCTGGTCGCGCTCGAGGACCGGTTCCGGCCCCTCGAGGCCTGCCGGCAGTTCGGCCTCGAGCCGGGTGGCTACCTGCTGGTAACCCTCCACCGCCCCGCTCTGGTCGACGGACCCCTGCTCTTCGAAGCGATCGCGGCGCTCAACCTGGTCGCAGCAGACGTACCGGTCCTGTTCCCGGTCCACCCGCGCACCCGGGCCAAACTCGATGCCGAGGGCGCTGACATTGCGCCCGGCCTCCACCTGGTCGACCCGGTCGGTTACCTCGAGTTCCTCTCGCTGGAGTGCGACGCCACCGCGGTCCTCACCGACTCGGGCGGCATCCAGGAGGAAACCACCTACCTCGGCGTGCCATGTTTCACCCTCCGCAACAACACCGAACGACCGGTGACGGTAGAACTCGGAACCAACACGATGCTCGGCCTCGACCCGGCAAGAATCGTCGAGATCCCGGGACTGATCACCGACGGCGGAGCGGTCACCTCGCAGCCACCACCCCTCTGGGACGGCAAGGCGAGCGAGCGAATCGCCGATCTGATCGCCGGTTGA
- the pheS gene encoding phenylalanine--tRNA ligase subunit alpha, whose translation MQIRLEQIEAEATDSVGAAGSSAELEDLRVKYLGRKAELTSILRGIADLEPAERGPVGGAANKVRKALEALIEERIASLAGAELEAGLAGDRIDVTLPGSPARAVGHLHPITRTRRLIEDVMIGLGYQVMEGPEVEHDFYNFTALNHPADHPARMLQDTFYIEAGAGAPDDAGPRDVLLRTHTSPMQVRAMETAPPPLFMIVPGKTYRRDSDATHSPMFHQVEGLAVAEGITLADLKGTLLAMLREIFGPDREIRMRPHFFPFTEPSVEFDVSCFKCGGSGKLDDGERCNLCKGIGWIELGGAGMVDPNVFGFVREAGYDPDLVTGFAFGFGIERIAMLRHGVGDLRLFFENDVRMLEQFS comes from the coding sequence ATGCAGATAAGACTGGAACAGATCGAGGCCGAAGCAACCGACTCCGTTGGTGCCGCCGGCTCGTCCGCCGAGCTCGAGGACCTGCGGGTCAAGTATCTCGGCCGGAAGGCCGAACTGACCTCGATCCTCCGGGGGATCGCCGATCTGGAACCGGCTGAGCGGGGTCCGGTCGGTGGCGCTGCCAACAAGGTCCGCAAGGCACTCGAAGCTCTGATCGAAGAGCGGATCGCTTCGCTGGCCGGAGCCGAGCTCGAAGCCGGCCTCGCCGGTGACCGGATCGACGTGACCCTGCCCGGCTCACCGGCAAGGGCGGTCGGCCACCTTCACCCGATCACCCGAACCAGGCGGCTGATCGAAGACGTGATGATCGGTCTCGGCTACCAGGTGATGGAGGGCCCCGAAGTCGAGCACGATTTCTACAACTTCACCGCGCTCAACCATCCGGCGGACCATCCCGCCCGGATGCTCCAGGACACCTTCTACATCGAGGCCGGCGCCGGCGCGCCCGATGACGCCGGTCCGCGGGACGTGCTGCTCCGGACCCACACTTCGCCGATGCAGGTGCGGGCGATGGAGACCGCGCCACCGCCGCTCTTCATGATCGTGCCCGGCAAGACCTACCGGCGGGATTCAGACGCCACCCACAGCCCGATGTTCCATCAGGTCGAAGGCCTCGCGGTCGCCGAAGGAATCACCCTGGCCGACCTCAAGGGCACCCTGCTGGCGATGCTGAGGGAGATCTTCGGCCCCGATCGCGAAATCCGGATGCGGCCGCACTTCTTCCCGTTCACCGAGCCTTCGGTCGAGTTCGACGTCTCCTGCTTCAAGTGCGGCGGCTCCGGAAAGCTCGACGACGGTGAGCGCTGCAACCTCTGCAAGGGCATCGGCTGGATTGAGCTCGGCGGTGCCGGCATGGTCGATCCGAACGTCTTCGGTTTCGTGCGCGAGGCCGGTTACGACCCCGACCTGGTCACCGGATTCGCCTTCGGCTTCGGCATCGAGCGCATCGCCATGCTGCGGCACGGCGTGGGAGACCTGCGGCTCTTCTTCGAGAACGACGTCCGGATGCTGGAGCAGTTCTCATG
- a CDS encoding translation initiation factor IF-3 — protein MPVPRRFDRRPPERDSTRINERIRVPKVRLIGADGEQVGIVTTDDAREMARDADLDLVEVAAGAKPPVARLLDYSKYKYEQEQKLKAARKHQTQVNVREIKLRPKIAVHDYNTKKGHVTRFLKHGDKVKVTIMFRGREQAHPERGRDLLYRLFEDLEGLATIESKPLQEGRNMSMLLGPSKEAAKFVEADKKEGEPTTDEEETASAPVNTHPQAMTPEQVEATENEAGEEPEEEAADAPAEQAADAPAEEETTDAPAEEAEATDDAAESDSDSSDSGDSSSSD, from the coding sequence GTGCCGGTTCCTCGCAGGTTCGATCGGCGTCCGCCCGAGCGTGATTCGACTCGTATCAACGAGCGCATCCGCGTGCCCAAGGTCCGGCTCATCGGAGCCGACGGCGAGCAGGTCGGCATCGTTACGACCGACGACGCCCGGGAGATGGCCCGCGACGCGGACCTCGACCTGGTCGAAGTCGCCGCCGGCGCCAAGCCGCCCGTGGCCCGCCTCCTCGACTACTCGAAGTACAAGTACGAGCAGGAGCAGAAGCTCAAGGCCGCGCGCAAGCACCAGACCCAGGTCAACGTGCGCGAGATCAAGCTGCGCCCGAAGATCGCGGTCCACGACTACAACACCAAGAAGGGCCACGTCACCCGCTTCCTGAAGCACGGCGACAAGGTCAAGGTGACGATCATGTTCCGCGGTCGCGAGCAGGCCCACCCCGAGCGTGGCCGTGATCTGCTCTACCGCCTCTTCGAAGATCTTGAGGGCCTGGCGACGATCGAGTCGAAGCCGCTCCAGGAGGGCCGCAACATGAGCATGCTGCTCGGCCCGTCCAAGGAGGCCGCCAAGTTCGTCGAGGCCGACAAGAAGGAAGGCGAGCCGACCACGGACGAAGAAGAGACTGCGAGCGCACCGGTCAACACCCACCCGCAGGCGATGACGCCCGAGCAGGTGGAAGCGACCGAGAATGAAGCTGGCGAAGAGCCCGAAGAAGAAGCCGCCGACGCCCCGGCCGAACAAGCCGCCGACGCCCCGGCTGAAGAAGAAACCACTGACGCCCCGGCTGAAGAAGCCGAAGCAACGGATGACGCCGCGGAATCAGACTCCGATTCATCCGACTCCGGCGACTCCAGCAGCTCCGACTAG
- a CDS encoding alpha/beta hydrolase fold domain-containing protein, with amino-acid sequence MSAPVFTKIRVAVLAAAARMVFALPGRLLTLIFGRPPEVASGLRPDAWALCRIAGLVEKDASKVTVEEMRQDTEELAQVVTREPDPGVTSKDFDLGVEGHPLHARLYVPAAAPASGPLMVYFHGGGWVVGSLDTHDRACRRLARAGGTRILAVDYRLAPEHPFPAAPDDALTAWQAVQADPDRFGADLSRIGAGGDSAGGNLAAVLCQDLRDMGQAQPLYQLLIYPVVKVGAKTRSKADFARDFYLTTERMDWYDAQYSPGDLRLDHRASPALNEDLSGLAPAYIVSALADPLRDEAEDYARNLEKAGVPVRLDRMPLVHAWFNVTLSRSSIAAHEVVADQIRRYLAEVPDPATSISGD; translated from the coding sequence ATGTCCGCGCCAGTCTTCACCAAGATTCGAGTCGCAGTCCTTGCCGCCGCGGCCAGGATGGTCTTCGCGCTGCCGGGTCGGCTGCTCACCCTTATCTTCGGCCGGCCGCCGGAAGTCGCCAGTGGCCTGAGGCCCGATGCCTGGGCGCTGTGCCGGATCGCCGGTCTGGTCGAGAAGGATGCGAGCAAGGTCACGGTCGAGGAGATGCGGCAGGACACCGAGGAACTTGCGCAGGTCGTGACCAGGGAACCGGACCCGGGTGTCACCTCGAAAGACTTCGACCTCGGCGTGGAGGGCCACCCCTTGCATGCGCGTCTGTACGTGCCGGCTGCGGCTCCCGCCAGCGGTCCCCTGATGGTCTATTTCCACGGCGGCGGCTGGGTAGTCGGATCGCTTGACACCCATGACCGCGCCTGCCGGCGCTTGGCCCGCGCGGGAGGCACCCGGATTCTCGCGGTCGACTACCGGCTGGCGCCGGAACATCCTTTCCCGGCCGCGCCCGACGATGCACTCACGGCTTGGCAGGCAGTTCAGGCTGATCCCGATCGCTTTGGAGCCGATCTGTCCCGAATCGGTGCCGGTGGCGACAGCGCCGGCGGCAACCTCGCGGCGGTTCTCTGTCAGGACCTGCGGGACATGGGGCAGGCCCAGCCGCTCTACCAGCTGCTGATCTACCCGGTAGTGAAGGTCGGAGCGAAGACCCGATCAAAGGCCGACTTTGCAAGAGACTTCTATCTCACCACCGAGCGGATGGACTGGTACGACGCGCAGTACTCGCCAGGGGACCTCCGTCTGGACCACCGCGCCTCTCCGGCGCTGAACGAGGACCTTTCGGGACTCGCTCCGGCTTACATCGTCTCCGCGCTGGCCGATCCGCTCCGTGACGAGGCGGAGGACTACGCCAGGAACCTGGAAAAGGCGGGAGTTCCGGTCAGGCTCGACCGCATGCCGCTGGTCCACGCTTGGTTCAACGTCACGCTTTCGCGCTCGTCCATTGCGGCCCACGAGGTCGTCGCGGACCAGATCCGGCGCTACCTGGCCGAGGTACCGGACCCGGCCACTTCGATTTCAGGCGACTGA
- a CDS encoding cyclase family protein, with the protein MEIIDLSAPIVPSPDGTPEVLRTEVEFSDHADGAKVIKELFGVDPELLRNGEGWANEFFTRFGTHNSTHIDAPWHYNSTIGGEPAQTIDQLPLEWFVNPGVVLDFDGRPAGEVIDVADVEVALADAGHELKPFDIVLVRTGCDQWIETPEYMAHGPGVSGAATEWLYERGVRVMGIDAWGWDRPLWMQAQEAIEKQEAGIFWQAHQVDLAYSQIERLVNLDRLPSTGFTVSCLPLPLVGGSGAPARAVAMLERN; encoded by the coding sequence ATGGAAATCATCGATCTTTCGGCCCCGATCGTTCCCAGTCCCGATGGCACCCCGGAGGTGCTCCGGACCGAGGTCGAGTTCAGCGACCACGCCGATGGCGCGAAGGTGATCAAGGAGCTCTTCGGGGTCGATCCCGAACTTCTGCGCAACGGTGAAGGCTGGGCCAACGAGTTCTTCACCCGGTTCGGCACCCACAACTCGACCCACATCGATGCGCCCTGGCACTACAACTCGACGATCGGCGGCGAACCGGCCCAGACGATCGACCAGCTGCCGCTCGAGTGGTTCGTGAACCCGGGGGTCGTCCTCGACTTCGATGGCCGCCCCGCCGGGGAAGTGATCGACGTCGCCGACGTCGAAGTTGCCCTGGCCGATGCCGGCCATGAGCTGAAGCCGTTCGACATCGTGCTCGTGCGCACCGGCTGCGACCAGTGGATCGAAACGCCCGAGTACATGGCCCACGGGCCCGGGGTCAGCGGCGCCGCTACCGAGTGGCTCTATGAGCGCGGAGTGCGGGTGATGGGCATCGACGCCTGGGGCTGGGACCGCCCACTGTGGATGCAGGCTCAGGAGGCGATCGAGAAACAGGAGGCGGGCATCTTCTGGCAGGCACATCAGGTCGATCTCGCTTATTCACAGATCGAGCGACTGGTCAACCTCGACCGGTTGCCATCCACCGGCTTCACCGTGTCCTGCCTCCCCCTGCCGCTGGTCGGCGGCAGCGGTGCCCCCGCGCGGGCGGTCGCCATGCTCGAGCGCAACTGA
- the thrS gene encoding threonine--tRNA ligase, with the protein MPAGTEKLTVSLPDGTALELEPGATGADAAMAIGEGLARAALGLKVGDEVRDLSAPVSDGEEISIITSRDPEGLELIRHDAAHVMATAVQELYPGTKVTIGPAIENGFYYDFEFPEDVTITDAELPEIEAAMKKHIKADEKFERRDVPVAEAIEIFREQDENFKVELIEDLITNEGAETVSLYRNGPFEDLCRGPHGPGTRKIKVIKLNSVAGSYWRGDENRETLTRIYGTAFFDKKDLAEYLEKIEQAKARDHRRLGPQLDLFMLREEAPGMPFWLPNGTVLLGLIEKEVREQLDRRGYQEIATPQVMDEALWHRSGHWENYKDDMYFMEVDDRRYALRPMNCPGACLVYGAHRHSYRDLPLRLAEFGRVTRNEREGVLHGLLRVRAFTQDDAHVYCTEDQIEAEVGDICEAIDELYGRFGFEDVSVELSTKPDKAMGSDDLWEKAEAKLKAALDSQERDYTINPGDGAFYGPKIDFHVTDALGRSWQLGTCQLDFQMPERFELDYTGADDERQRPVMIHRALLGSMERFAGILIEHYAGRFPSWLAPVQAMIVPVADRHIEYAREVAEDLRASGARVKVEERSESVGKKIRAAELGRYPYMLVVGDREVEAGEVAVRSHDEGELGSMSSEKFCMLLDT; encoded by the coding sequence ATGCCCGCCGGTACCGAAAAACTGACCGTCAGCCTGCCCGACGGCACCGCGCTCGAGCTCGAACCCGGCGCGACCGGTGCCGACGCCGCGATGGCGATCGGCGAGGGCCTGGCCCGGGCCGCCCTCGGACTGAAAGTGGGCGACGAGGTCCGCGACCTCTCGGCACCTGTGAGTGATGGGGAAGAGATCTCGATCATCACCTCGCGTGACCCGGAAGGACTCGAGCTGATCCGCCACGACGCCGCGCACGTGATGGCGACGGCGGTCCAGGAGCTCTACCCGGGGACCAAGGTGACGATCGGGCCGGCGATCGAGAACGGCTTCTATTACGACTTCGAATTCCCCGAGGACGTGACGATCACCGACGCCGAGCTGCCGGAGATCGAGGCGGCGATGAAGAAGCACATCAAGGCCGACGAGAAGTTCGAGCGCCGCGACGTGCCGGTGGCCGAGGCGATCGAGATCTTCAGGGAGCAGGATGAGAACTTCAAGGTCGAGCTGATCGAGGACCTGATCACGAACGAAGGCGCGGAGACCGTTTCGCTCTATCGGAACGGCCCCTTCGAAGACCTCTGCCGCGGCCCGCACGGCCCCGGCACCAGGAAGATCAAGGTGATCAAGCTGAACTCGGTCGCCGGCTCCTACTGGCGCGGCGACGAGAACCGCGAGACGCTCACCCGGATTTACGGAACGGCTTTCTTCGACAAGAAGGACCTGGCCGAGTACCTCGAGAAGATCGAGCAGGCAAAGGCCCGGGACCACCGCCGGCTCGGACCCCAGCTCGACCTGTTCATGCTGCGAGAGGAAGCCCCCGGCATGCCCTTCTGGCTGCCGAACGGCACCGTCCTGCTCGGCCTGATCGAAAAGGAAGTCCGGGAACAGCTCGACCGGCGCGGCTATCAGGAGATCGCGACGCCGCAAGTGATGGACGAGGCGCTCTGGCACCGGTCCGGCCACTGGGAGAACTACAAGGACGACATGTACTTCATGGAGGTCGACGACCGGCGATACGCGCTGCGGCCGATGAATTGCCCTGGCGCCTGCCTGGTCTACGGCGCCCACCGGCATTCCTACCGTGACCTGCCGCTGCGGCTCGCGGAGTTCGGCCGGGTCACCCGAAATGAACGCGAAGGGGTGCTCCACGGCCTGTTGCGCGTCCGGGCCTTCACCCAGGACGACGCGCACGTCTACTGCACCGAGGATCAGATCGAAGCCGAGGTCGGCGACATCTGCGAGGCGATCGACGAGCTCTACGGCCGCTTCGGCTTCGAGGACGTTTCGGTCGAGCTCTCAACCAAGCCGGACAAGGCGATGGGCAGCGACGACCTCTGGGAGAAGGCCGAAGCCAAGTTGAAGGCCGCACTCGACAGCCAGGAGCGCGACTACACGATCAATCCGGGCGACGGCGCTTTCTACGGCCCGAAGATCGACTTCCACGTGACCGATGCGCTCGGCCGCTCCTGGCAGCTCGGCACCTGTCAGCTCGACTTCCAGATGCCGGAGCGGTTCGAACTCGACTACACCGGCGCCGACGACGAGCGGCAGCGCCCGGTGATGATCCACCGCGCCCTGCTCGGCTCGATGGAACGCTTCGCCGGAATCCTCATCGAGCACTATGCCGGCCGTTTCCCGTCCTGGCTGGCGCCGGTCCAGGCGATGATCGTGCCGGTCGCCGACCGTCACATCGAATACGCCAGGGAGGTGGCCGAAGACCTGCGGGCCTCGGGGGCCAGGGTCAAGGTCGAGGAGCGCTCGGAGTCGGTCGGCAAGAAGATCCGCGCGGCCGAACTGGGCCGGTATCCGTACATGCTGGTCGTCGGTGACCGCGAGGTCGAGGCGGGGGAGGTCGCGGTCCGTTCCCACGACGAGGGCGAACTCGGCTCAATGTCTTCGGAAAAGTTCTGTATGCTGCTTGACACTTGA
- a CDS encoding ribonuclease HI family protein — MKLTVNVDGGARGNPGPSAIGIVVRDETGGVLLERGEKIGDATNNVAEYKALIAGIALAKELGADKVELIGDSELVVKQVRGEYKVKNAGIKPLHAEAKTALADFDEWTIKHVRREMNSEADRLVNEVLDG; from the coding sequence ATGAAACTGACCGTGAACGTCGATGGTGGTGCGAGGGGTAACCCCGGTCCGTCGGCGATCGGGATCGTTGTGCGCGACGAAACCGGGGGAGTCCTGCTCGAACGCGGCGAGAAGATCGGTGACGCGACCAACAACGTCGCCGAATACAAGGCGCTCATCGCCGGCATCGCGCTGGCCAAGGAACTCGGGGCCGACAAGGTTGAACTGATCGGCGACTCGGAGCTCGTCGTCAAACAGGTGAGGGGCGAGTACAAGGTGAAAAACGCCGGAATCAAGCCACTTCACGCCGAAGCAAAGACCGCCCTGGCCGATTTCGACGAGTGGACGATCAAGCATGTCCGCCGGGAAATGAACTCCGAGGCCGACCGCCTCGTCAACGAAGTACTCGACGGCTGA
- a CDS encoding tyrosine recombinase XerC, translated as MTRSMSVLPSTSADLPVVNEAGPEPDPRWSQAMALYEADLVATASSPKTIKAYHHDLLQVAEWAGRAGLAPDEVGHRDLRRYAASLSGQDLAATTISRKLAAIRGFYAFLLRTGRVKQNPADLVSAPKADSKLPTVLTAQQMETLLDRVPARTPLEMRDRAMLELAYSCGLRSEEVISIETDSIDFDSEQIYVVGKGSRHRRLPVGEPAQRAVEAYLARGRPSLVSDRSEKALFLSRNGRRLSPSDVTRRLAIWVREAAGTGGISPHALRHSFATHLLEGGADLRTIQELLGHSSISTTQIYTHLDAARLRDAYAGSHPRA; from the coding sequence ATGACCAGGTCGATGTCGGTACTCCCATCTACATCGGCTGATTTGCCGGTCGTAAACGAGGCCGGGCCCGAACCCGATCCGCGCTGGTCACAGGCTATGGCTCTCTATGAGGCCGATCTTGTCGCCACAGCCTCGTCGCCGAAAACGATCAAGGCCTACCACCACGACCTGCTTCAGGTGGCAGAGTGGGCCGGCCGTGCCGGACTCGCGCCGGATGAGGTCGGACACCGCGACCTGAGGCGTTACGCCGCGTCGCTTTCCGGCCAGGACCTCGCGGCAACCACGATCAGTCGCAAGCTCGCGGCGATTCGTGGGTTCTACGCCTTCCTCCTGCGGACCGGCCGCGTGAAGCAGAACCCGGCCGATCTGGTCTCGGCCCCGAAGGCGGATTCGAAGCTGCCTACGGTCCTGACCGCGCAGCAGATGGAGACGCTGCTTGACCGCGTTCCAGCTCGCACCCCGCTCGAGATGAGGGACCGCGCCATGCTCGAACTCGCCTACTCATGTGGCCTGCGCTCGGAAGAGGTGATCTCGATCGAAACCGATTCGATCGACTTCGACAGCGAGCAGATCTACGTCGTCGGCAAGGGCTCACGCCACCGGCGCCTGCCGGTGGGTGAGCCGGCACAACGGGCGGTCGAGGCCTATCTGGCCCGCGGCCGGCCCAGCCTCGTCTCCGACCGCAGCGAGAAGGCCCTGTTCCTTTCCCGCAACGGTCGCCGCCTGTCTCCCTCTGACGTGACCCGCCGGCTGGCGATCTGGGTCCGCGAAGCCGCCGGCACCGGCGGCATCTCGCCACACGCCCTGAGGCACTCGTTCGCAACCCACCTGCTTGAGGGCGGCGCCGACCTGCGCACGATCCAGGAGCTTTTGGGCCATTCCTCGATTTCAACCACGCAGATCTACACGCACCTCGATGCCGCCCGCCTGCGCGACGCCTACGCCGGCAGCCATCCGCGCGCTTGA
- the rpmI gene encoding 50S ribosomal protein L35: MPKMKTHSGAKKRFRRTANGKLRGRRAYSSHILEKKSPKRKRRMARPVEISDADAPRINKLLGGK, translated from the coding sequence ATGCCGAAGATGAAGACACATTCCGGAGCCAAGAAACGGTTCAGAAGAACCGCCAATGGCAAGCTGCGTGGACGGCGCGCTTACTCCAGCCACATCCTGGAGAAGAAGTCGCCGAAGCGCAAGCGCCGCATGGCCCGGCCCGTCGAAATCTCGGATGCCGACGCACCGCGGATCAACAAACTGCTTGGAGGCAAATAA
- a CDS encoding L,D-transpeptidase/peptidoglycan binding protein: MIAAVFLLIGGAVGAYAYDSSTKDELAQGVTISGVNVSGMSRDQATEAVTNHVLAPQRKPVAVTFNKKSYKLPAKELNIQADVTTSVDRAFEESREGSLPSRLVRQVTGGEVNAAIPVEVTYSRKAVNKFVREVAENVNEDPVDASVSAGPDSLSVVKAHDGHKLRDNLLTTQLTSLLDSGKGVRTLPAKVNVTKPAVTTKEVATKYPTYLTLDRANYQLTLWKDLELTKTYTVAVGQVGLETPAGTYSIQDKQVDPVWTVPNSAWAGDQAGMVVPGGTAENPLKARWMGIFDGAGIHGTDDIGSLGSAASHGCVRMGIADVIELYDQVDVGTPIYIG; encoded by the coding sequence ATGATCGCAGCGGTTTTCCTCCTGATCGGAGGAGCGGTCGGTGCCTACGCGTATGACAGCTCGACCAAGGATGAGCTCGCTCAGGGCGTAACCATCAGCGGCGTCAACGTCAGTGGCATGAGCCGCGACCAGGCGACCGAGGCCGTGACCAACCATGTACTGGCGCCGCAGCGCAAGCCGGTCGCGGTCACTTTTAACAAGAAGTCATACAAGCTGCCGGCCAAGGAGCTCAACATCCAGGCCGACGTCACGACCAGCGTCGATCGCGCTTTCGAAGAGAGCCGGGAAGGCTCGCTGCCGTCACGGTTGGTCCGACAAGTGACCGGGGGCGAGGTCAACGCCGCGATCCCGGTCGAGGTGACCTATTCGAGGAAGGCCGTCAACAAGTTCGTGCGCGAAGTCGCCGAGAACGTGAACGAGGACCCGGTCGACGCTTCGGTCTCCGCCGGACCCGACTCGCTCAGCGTCGTCAAGGCGCATGACGGACACAAGCTGCGGGACAACCTGCTCACGACCCAGCTGACTTCCCTGCTCGACTCCGGCAAGGGCGTTCGCACCCTGCCCGCCAAGGTGAACGTCACCAAGCCCGCGGTCACGACCAAAGAGGTCGCGACGAAGTACCCGACTTACCTGACCCTGGACCGCGCCAACTACCAGCTGACGCTCTGGAAGGATCTCGAACTGACCAAGACCTACACGGTCGCAGTGGGCCAGGTCGGCCTCGAGACGCCGGCCGGCACTTACAGCATCCAGGACAAGCAGGTCGATCCTGTCTGGACCGTGCCGAATTCGGCCTGGGCCGGGGATCAGGCCGGAATGGTCGTGCCCGGTGGCACTGCCGAGAACCCGCTGAAGGCGCGCTGGATGGGCATCTTCGACGGTGCCGGCATTCACGGAACGGATGACATCGGCTCACTCGGCTCGGCCGCGTCCCACGGCTGTGTCCGGATGGGGATTGCCGACGTGATCGAACTCTATGACCAGGTCGATGTCGGTACTCCCATCTACATCGGCTGA
- the rplT gene encoding 50S ribosomal protein L20, which produces MPRVKRSVNARKKRRKVLEEAKGYYGRKSSSYKLAKEQVMRSGAYAYRDRRVRKRDFRRLWITRINAAARAEGMSYSQLIHGLDKAGVEVNRKMLADIAVHDREDFRRFVEIAREGAAA; this is translated from the coding sequence ATGCCTCGCGTCAAGCGGTCGGTAAACGCGCGGAAGAAGCGCCGCAAGGTACTCGAAGAAGCCAAGGGCTATTACGGCCGGAAGAGTTCTTCCTACAAGCTGGCCAAGGAACAGGTCATGCGTTCCGGTGCTTACGCGTACCGCGACCGCAGGGTCAGGAAGCGTGACTTCCGTCGCCTCTGGATCACCCGCATCAACGCCGCCGCGCGGGCCGAGGGCATGAGCTACTCGCAGCTGATCCACGGCCTGGACAAGGCCGGCGTCGAAGTGAACCGGAAGATGCTCGCCGATATCGCGGTCCACGACCGTGAGGACTTTCGCCGATTTGTCGAGATCGCCCGGGAGGGTGCCGCCGCGTAA
- a CDS encoding RNA methyltransferase yields the protein MITSPDNEKLKLVRKLGQKKHREKLGLFVTEGEDLAAAGLAAGHKPKALLVHPDSDIEGEAVEPELLERVSSLASGTNVIGIWHEIWAEEPKEVCVFLDGLADPGNMGTIIRTVDALLDATVVVGPGSVDPYAPASVRASMGSIFTQPVLKGKIDVTPEPRVAMVASGGGWPDGHATPVTIVLGSERAGIQHVVLNQCDETWTIPLREGRAESLNVAAAAAIACERISSQPSAGESS from the coding sequence ATGATCACCAGCCCTGACAACGAAAAACTGAAACTGGTCCGGAAGCTCGGCCAGAAGAAGCACCGGGAGAAGCTCGGCCTGTTCGTGACCGAGGGCGAAGACCTGGCTGCCGCCGGCCTGGCCGCTGGCCACAAGCCGAAGGCGTTGCTGGTCCATCCGGACTCCGACATCGAAGGCGAGGCGGTCGAACCGGAGCTGCTGGAGCGGGTCTCGTCGCTCGCTTCGGGTACGAATGTGATCGGCATCTGGCACGAGATATGGGCTGAAGAGCCGAAGGAAGTCTGCGTTTTCCTCGACGGTCTGGCCGACCCGGGCAACATGGGCACGATCATCCGCACCGTCGACGCGCTGCTCGATGCCACCGTGGTTGTCGGCCCCGGCAGCGTCGATCCGTACGCGCCGGCATCGGTCCGGGCCAGCATGGGTTCGATCTTCACCCAGCCCGTCCTCAAGGGCAAGATCGACGTCACTCCGGAGCCGCGGGTGGCGATGGTCGCCTCCGGTGGTGGCTGGCCCGACGGTCACGCCACTCCGGTGACCATCGTCCTGGGCTCCGAAAGAGCAGGAATCCAGCATGTGGTCTTGAATCAATGCGATGAGACCTGGACCATCCCCCTGCGGGAAGGACGGGCTGAATCCCTGAACGTCGCGGCCGCAGCGGCGATCGCCTGTGAGCGGATATCGTCGCAACCGTCGGCCGGAGAATCGAGCTGA